DNA from Laspinema palackyanum D2c:
CGCAGTCTTGTCCTAACGGTTCCTTTTTATGTGGGGAGTGGGAATCAGGATTTTGCCCGAATTCAAAATTTTGAAGTGGGTCAGGATACAATCCAACTCGCCGGTGCACCGAGTGACTATTTATTGGAGTCAATTGAGGGAAATGTGCATATTCTGCGGAATAATGTGGGATTATCGGCATCCTTACCCGCTCCCGATTTAGTGGCGATCGTTGAAGCGGTCCCCAGTTTGGGTGAGGAGAGTTTAACCTTTGTGAAAGGGACTTTGGGATGAGGGAGATATGCACAGTCACGACTTGAGGGGTTTCTTACTCCCCTAACCAAATCTCTCATTTTGCGCTATGACTAATAAATTCTCCAATCCAGACTTGACATGAATGCTAACGTGATTGAAATCCTCTCCGCAGAAGAACTGCGCCGGACTGTGACCCGTCTGGCGTCCCAGATTGTGGAACGGTCGAATGATTTGTCAGAATTGGTGCTGATTGGCATTTACACCCGGGGGGTTCCCTTCGCGCAGATATTGGCAAGTCAGATTGAACTCCTCGAACAGATTCAGGTGCCGGTGGGTGCTTTAGATATTACGTTTTATCGCGATGATTTGGATAATATTGGGATGCGAACTCCGGCAAAAACGGAGATGCCGTTTGATTTGACAGGGAAGGAGGTGATGTTGGTGGATGATGTGATTTTCAAGGGTCGCACGATTCGCGCGGCGTTGGATGCGATCGCGGATTATGGCAGACCCTCTCTGATTCGGTTGGCGGTCCTGGTCGATCGCGGTCATCGCGAGGTTCCCATTCATCCGGATTTCATCGGCAAAACTCTCCCGACGGCAAAGGAAGAACAGGTTAAGGTCTTTTTCAATCAGGTAGACGATCGCGATGGGGTTGAATTGATTAAGGTGATGTGAAGTGAAGTGGCAACANNNNNNNNNNNNNNNNNNNNNNNNNNNNNNNNNNNNNNNNNNNNNNNNNNNNNNNNNNNNNNNNNNNNNNNNNNNNNNNNNNNNNNNNNNNNNNNNNNNNTCCGACGGGTGGCAACATCCGACGGGTGGCAACATCCGACGGGTGGCAACATCCGACGGGTGGCAACATCCGACGGGTGGCAACATCCGACGGGGGATAAATCCCCCGTCTAATAGCTAAAGTCGGTTAAAAACCGACTAAAAACCCCACAGAATAAGACAAGACTTTTAGTCGTCTTTAGACGACTTTAGCTATTAGGCGGGGGATTTATCCCCCGCCGGGTGTTGCAATTCCCCATCTTCTCCATCAACTCAGGACATAAGACATAAGACAAACCACAAATGACAAATCTCAACTCTGGGGAAGAAACCCAATCGCGGAAGGCGGAACATATTCGTGTTTGCCTGGAAGATGATGTGCAATTTCGGGTGAATGGGACGGGTTTGGACCGTTATCGGTTCACTCACTGTTGTTTGCCGGAACTGGATTGGCAGGATATTGATTTGACAACGCGGTTTCTGGGAAAATCCCTCGGTGCTCCGGTGTTGATATCTTCGATGACAGGAGGAACTGAGGAGGCGAAGCGGATTAATTCTCGCTTGGCGGTGGTGGCGGAAGAATTTCAGTTGGCGATGGGGGTGGGTTCCCAGCGGGTGGCGGTGGAAAAACCGGAGGTGGGAGATACGTTTGCGGTGCGATCGCTGGCACCGAATATCCTGTTATTTGCTAATTTAGGGGCGGTACAGTTGAACTATGGGTATGGGGTGGATGAATGTCGCAAGGCAGTCGATTTGCTGGAAGCGGATGCGTTGATTCTGCACCTCAATCCGTTGCAAGAAGCGGTTCAATCCCGAGGGGATAAAAATTTCCGAGGATTGCTTGACAAAATTCATGAGTTATGCAATATATTACCTGTGCCGGTGATTGCCAAAGAGGTAGGCAATGGGATTTCGGCGAAGATGGCCCAGAAGTTGATTGAGGCAGGGGTGGGGGCAGTTGATGTGGCCGGTGCCGGGGGGACTTCTTGGGCGAAGGTGGAAGGGGAACGGGCGAAGGATGCTCGACAGCGCCGATTAGGGACAACGTTTGCGGAGTGGGGTTTACCGACGGCAGACTGTATCACCACGATTCGAGCGCTCGCCCCGTCTATTCCCTTAATTGCCTCGGGGGGATTACGCAATGGGTTGGATGTGACAAAGGCGATCGCCCTCGGTGCGGACCTCG
Protein-coding regions in this window:
- the fni gene encoding type 2 isopentenyl-diphosphate Delta-isomerase, encoding MTNLNSGEETQSRKAEHIRVCLEDDVQFRVNGTGLDRYRFTHCCLPELDWQDIDLTTRFLGKSLGAPVLISSMTGGTEEAKRINSRLAVVAEEFQLAMGVGSQRVAVEKPEVGDTFAVRSLAPNILLFANLGAVQLNYGYGVDECRKAVDLLEADALILHLNPLQEAVQSRGDKNFRGLLDKIHELCNILPVPVIAKEVGNGISAKMAQKLIEAGVGAVDVAGAGGTSWAKVEGERAKDARQRRLGTTFAEWGLPTADCITTIRALAPSIPLIASGGLRNGLDVTKAIALGADLAGLAWPFLQAAAESEAAIETLVEHLRAEISTVLFCTGNATLTELRESEALQPQWQHPVGVATRRGINPPPNS
- the pyrR gene encoding bifunctional pyr operon transcriptional regulator/uracil phosphoribosyltransferase PyrR codes for the protein MNANVIEILSAEELRRTVTRLASQIVERSNDLSELVLIGIYTRGVPFAQILASQIELLEQIQVPVGALDITFYRDDLDNIGMRTPAKTEMPFDLTGKEVMLVDDVIFKGRTIRAALDAIADYGRPSLIRLAVLVDRGHREVPIHPDFIGKTLPTAKEEQVKVFFNQVDDRDGVELIKVM